The Paenibacillus polymyxa M1 DNA segment ACGAGTCCTGCAGGCTTTCGAGCACAGTCCTTGAATGGAATGAACTCGATCACATTTGATTAGAATTTCCTATGTAAAAGAGGTCTTCCCGGTGCACACTACAAGGAGCATACCTGACACAACGCATGCACGTAAATCTAGAACAAGGAGAGGATTGCATGTCCCCATTGACGGAGCAACAATTACAAGGCTTGCGTAACGAACTGCTGGAACGCAAAAAGGAAATTGAGCATCGGTTGCAAAGCAACGACCATTATGGACTCGGCGATTCTCAACGTGATCAAACCGGTGAGCTTTCTCCCATTGATAACCATCCAGGCGATCTGGCTACCGAAACCTATGAGCGAGCTAAAGATATTTCCTTGCTGGAGCATGACGAGTTTCAATTGGAACGTATCAAATCAGCCTTGATGGCTATGGACAAGGGGACCTATGGCATTTGCGCCGCCAGCGGTAAGCCCATTCCCTATGAACGCCTGCTGGCTGTTCCCTATACCATTTATTGCAAAGAATACAGTCCTGAAACAGAAGTATCCAACAACCGTCCGGTGGAGGAAGAATTTCTCGCTCCCGCGTTCGGTAGAACAAGCCTGGATGAGCGTGAAGAACAAAACGGCTTTGACGGTGAAGATGCTTGGCAGATCGTTGAAAATTGGGGGACCTCTAACACTCCGGCCATGGCGGAAAGTGGAGAAATCCATCGCTATGATGATATGGAAATCGAAGCCGGCGATGATAATATGGGCTTCGTAGAGCCATATGAAAGCTTTGTCGCTACTGACATTTATGGCAGAAATGTATCCATTGTCCGTAGTTCTATTTATCAGCGTTATATAGAAGATGGCGAGGGTGAAGGTCTGCTGGAGCCAGATTTGCACGAGGACGAATCGTAAGCTTTAAAGTGAAACGCCTAGTAGGTAGTAAGCTCTAATTGTCGCTGTACGATCCGTACAATATCAGCGATATAATCACCGATAATCGGCAAATTCAACGCTCCGAGCACTTGCAGCACATAAATAATGGTAGCAGCAAAAAAAGTAAACCCTAGCGCAATGCCGATTCCTCGGGAAACACCTGATATTAGGTTTAGCCAAAGCAACCGCCAAGGTTTATTCAGCAGCAAAGCGTAATCCGCAATACGTGTTCGTTCCATCTGCTCTGACACAGCTTGCACCAGCTTTTCCACACGACTTAGTTTCTCTGCCTGTTTACCTGCTATTCCCTTTTCTGAGGCTATGGCGGCCCCTTCTCCGTTCATCCCTCGGAGACTCCTTCCCTGTCTGCGCCTTGACCGTGCTGTCATATGCACAATCCCCCTTTTCCCATAGCTGCCCCGAAAGCAGCAAACGAGCCGAAGCACGTAACGGAGAAAACCCGTTTCCGATGCTTAGGCTCGTTTTTATATGCTGCCTGTTATTGTATTATGGGACAGGGGGCTTGTAATTATTCCCCAATATGAACGCCGATGGTTTTGCCATTCACTTCTACATGTTCTGCTGGTTCAGCTTGGCCAAAAGCCACCGTGGTTA contains these protein-coding regions:
- a CDS encoding DUF5665 domain-containing protein, with the protein product MNGEGAAIASEKGIAGKQAEKLSRVEKLVQAVSEQMERTRIADYALLLNKPWRLLWLNLISGVSRGIGIALGFTFFAATIIYVLQVLGALNLPIIGDYIADIVRIVQRQLELTTY
- a CDS encoding TraR/DksA C4-type zinc finger protein, which encodes MSPLTEQQLQGLRNELLERKKEIEHRLQSNDHYGLGDSQRDQTGELSPIDNHPGDLATETYERAKDISLLEHDEFQLERIKSALMAMDKGTYGICAASGKPIPYERLLAVPYTIYCKEYSPETEVSNNRPVEEEFLAPAFGRTSLDEREEQNGFDGEDAWQIVENWGTSNTPAMAESGEIHRYDDMEIEAGDDNMGFVEPYESFVATDIYGRNVSIVRSSIYQRYIEDGEGEGLLEPDLHEDES